The genomic interval CGCGGAGCGCGATTCGCCCGCGGCGGATCTCATCCTGGAGCACCACCGCATGGGCATCGACGGCCGGTTGTACGGTTTCCGTATGCCCGCGGAAGAGCTCGAAATCGTGCCGGGTGTGAACATGCTGTACGGCATCGAAGAAATAGGCGCGTATTCGCCGCTCGTGCTCAGCCGCTATTTCGAAACCGTGGGGCTTTTCGGGAACGTGAATGATTCGAACAAAGCTGCCGCGCCGTCGCCCGACTTTGCCGTGGAGCGCCTGCCGCTGCTCAAAAGTCTCGGCGTGACGCACGTTCTGTCTACCGAGCCGCTGGACCATCCGGACCTGAAAGTCCTGGGCATTTTCAAAAAGAACAAAGTCGAAACCCGTCTTTATGAAATGGAAAACCCCTACGCCTCGCATGCCTATTTTGTGACGCACGCCGAGATCGCGGGAAATTGGGAAGCGCTCAAGCAAAAATACCTGGCCGCGGGCTTTGATCCCACCCAGGTCCTTTTGCTCGAAGAGGGGACGCCTTTGCCGGGAGAAGCGGATGCCCCCGCGACCGCGTCACTGCGCAAGATCGAGTCCGGAGACGATTTCAGCCGCTGGGAAGTGACCGCGTCCGGGCCCGGGTATTTTGTCGTCAGCGAAACCGATTATCCGGGCTGGTCGGCGAGCGTGAACGGAAAGGAAGTGCCGCTCTTGCGCGCGTATGGCCTTTTCCGCGCGGTTTATCTCGAGGCGGCGGGAACTTCCACGGTCGAGTTCCGCTTTTCGCCCTGGCGCGGAGGAAAGGCCGCGTTCCAGCGATGACGGCCGCGCCTCTTCTCACCGCGATGGCGGGATGGATTTTCTTTCCGCTGGCATTTTTTGCCGCGGGACGGCCTTTTGCGGGACTCGCCGCGCGCCTTGCAATCCCTCAGCAGGGAGTTGTCCGCAGCGCTTTGGGGATGGCCGTGACAGGTTACGCGCTCGTCGCCCTCGGCAGCTTCGGCCTCCTGCGCCCGGGCCCGGTTTTGATTTTGCTTGGGCTTCTCGCGGCGAGCGCTCTGTTCAGCCTTCGGGATTTCAAAGCCTGGCTGGGGTCCGTTTTCGAGATTCCGCGGACGGCCCAGGGCGTTGTTTCCCGCGTTTCAGTTATCGTCTTGGGCGGGATTCTGGCGCTCACACTGGCCCTCTCACTTCTTCCCGAAGTCGCCAACGACGCCCTCTGTTACCAGCTTTTCCTGCCGCGCCAATTCGTGCTGCGGGGGTCGACGCTTCCGATGCCTTACGATCTCAATTCCTACATCCCGCTGTTCATGAATCATCTCTATGCGCTGGGACTTTTGCTGCGCAGCGTCCCTTTGGCAAAATTCTTTCACGCCTACAGCGGCCTGCTGCTGCTCGCGGCGGTCATGACAACCGTGCGGGAAGAAACAGGGGACAAGGGCCTGGCGCTGAAAACCGGCCTCGCGCTTTGGCTGACGCCGACCCTGTTGAACCAGATCACGACCACCTACATTGACGTCGCGGTCGCGCTGTTCAGCTTCCTGTCCTTTTATTTTTTATGGCGGGGTTCTTCGAACGCGCGGCGCGGCGATTTTTTTCTCTCGGGCCTTTTGCTGGGCCTGGCCGTCTCCAGCAAAATCCTGGCGCTTCTGGCGGGCGTGCCCGTAGCCGCCGTCTTTCTATTACGGCTGGCGCGGCGGGAAAATTTTCCGAAACTCGCCGGCGAAGCGGCCTGGATGGCGGGCGGGCTGGCGCTGGGATGCGGGTTCTGGTTCGCGCGCAACGCCGTGCTGACGGGCAATCCGGTTTATCCTTACCTGGGCTCCGTTTTCGGGACGCGGGAATTCAACGATGTGAGCCAGTTCCAGCAGATGGGCCCGCCGAAGACACTCCTCAATTATCTTTTGCTCCCGCTGAACATGACGCTCCATCCAATCGATTACGACCGCGGGCATTGGATCGGCCCGTTTTACCTGGCCGCGCTGCCGGTTTTTTTGTGGGGCCTGTGGAAAAATAAATCCCTGCGCCTTCCCGCGCTTTACGTCTGGGCTTTCGTGAGCGCGTGGTTTTTATTTTTCCATAACGCGCGTTTTCTTTTCCAGGTGCTGCCTATCTATGCGGTCGGCGCGGCCTGCGGGTTTCATCTCGCGGCCCAAAACCGCGGCGTGAAGTTCGCGGGCGGTTTTGTCTATGCCGGACTTGTTTTATTTCTGGCGGCGCTCGGCCTGTATCATTACCGGCTTCCTTTGCAGGTCCTGGCCGGACGCATGAGCGCGGTGGATTACATCACGCGGGTCGAGCGTTCGTATCCGGCCGCGGTCTGGGCCAATCAAAATCTTCCGCCGGGCGCCCGGATTTTCAACAGGGAAGAGATCCGCATGTTCTATTTCGAACGTCAGAGCCTGCGCGAACATTGGTTCGATCTCGGCACGGGATACGCGTCCTCGGTTTCGACGCCGGAAGATTTCGCGGAGCTTCTCAAGCGCAGCGGTTTCACGCATATCCTGACCACCTCCGATTTGGAAAAGCCGGCGCCGGACACGGCCGCGGAACATCGCAGCGCGCTCATGCGAAATCTCCTTGCCCGGCCCGATCTCGTGCGCTTTTTGAAGGAAATTCCCTCGGAAAACATCCGTGAAGCCGGGGAAACCTACCGTTTTTACGAAATTCTCTGAAATCCGGCCGGAAATCCCCCTTTTAGAAACTTATTCGCCCTCAGGGCCAAAAATGCTATAATGCGGCTTGTTTTTCCGGCCTCTATTCTAAATCACGACAAGCACAGCACTTATGAAAGCCGTTATCATTGCCGCAGGCATGGGGCGCAGGATGGGGGAAATGACCCGCGACCTGCCCAAATGCCTGGCTATTTCCTGGCAGGGAATGACTCTTTTTGACAAGCAGCTGGAGGTTCTCCGCTCCTGCGGCATCCGCGACATCGCGGTGGTGCGCGGGTATCAGGGGGACAAGTTCCGCCATCCGCAGATTCGCTATTATTGGAACCGGGATTACGAGTCCAATAACATTCTGGCGTCGCTGATGTGCGCCTCGGATGAGCTGGCAGGCGAAGTGCTGGTGCTCTATTCGGACATCTGGTTCGAGCCGGCGGTCGTCAAACAGCTGATCGCTTCGCCGCATCCGGTGGCGATCGCTGTGGACAAGGACTGGAAGAAAACTTACGAAGGCAGGACCGAGCATCCTTTGTCGGAAGCCGAGGGTGTCGTGCTCGACGCGCAAGGCAAGGTCCGGGAGATTGGCAAGCTCGGGAAGACCGACGTCAGCGGCGAATTCATCGGCATGATGAAATTGCAGGGCCAGGGCCCCGGGGTTTTCAAAGGTTATTACGCGCGGGCCAAGCGATTGTATGACGGCCGCGCTTTCCAGCGCGCGAAAGTTTTCCGCCAGGCTTATTTGACCGACATGCTCCAGGAACTTTCGGACGCGGGTGTCGCCGTCCAGGGCGAGGCGATCCAGGGCGGCTGGAGGGAAATCGACACGGTCCAGGATTTCCAGAGTTTGCTCAAACATCTCGAGGCGAAAGACCCCTCGCTCAAAGGAGAACAAAGATGACGACTTCGGTAGCTGCGGCGCCTTATCTCGCGTATGGCAAATTGATCCATGCGTGGA from Verrucomicrobiia bacterium carries:
- a CDS encoding phospholipid carrier-dependent glycosyltransferase yields the protein MTAAPLLTAMAGWIFFPLAFFAAGRPFAGLAARLAIPQQGVVRSALGMAVTGYALVALGSFGLLRPGPVLILLGLLAASALFSLRDFKAWLGSVFEIPRTAQGVVSRVSVIVLGGILALTLALSLLPEVANDALCYQLFLPRQFVLRGSTLPMPYDLNSYIPLFMNHLYALGLLLRSVPLAKFFHAYSGLLLLAAVMTTVREETGDKGLALKTGLALWLTPTLLNQITTTYIDVAVALFSFLSFYFLWRGSSNARRGDFFLSGLLLGLAVSSKILALLAGVPVAAVFLLRLARRENFPKLAGEAAWMAGGLALGCGFWFARNAVLTGNPVYPYLGSVFGTREFNDVSQFQQMGPPKTLLNYLLLPLNMTLHPIDYDRGHWIGPFYLAALPVFLWGLWKNKSLRLPALYVWAFVSAWFLFFHNARFLFQVLPIYAVGAACGFHLAAQNRGVKFAGGFVYAGLVLFLAALGLYHYRLPLQVLAGRMSAVDYITRVERSYPAAVWANQNLPPGARIFNREEIRMFYFERQSLREHWFDLGTGYASSVSTPEDFAELLKRSGFTHILTTSDLEKPAPDTAAEHRSALMRNLLARPDLVRFLKEIPSENIREAGETYRFYEIL
- a CDS encoding phosphocholine cytidylyltransferase family protein, which gives rise to MKAVIIAAGMGRRMGEMTRDLPKCLAISWQGMTLFDKQLEVLRSCGIRDIAVVRGYQGDKFRHPQIRYYWNRDYESNNILASLMCASDELAGEVLVLYSDIWFEPAVVKQLIASPHPVAIAVDKDWKKTYEGRTEHPLSEAEGVVLDAQGKVREIGKLGKTDVSGEFIGMMKLQGQGPGVFKGYYARAKRLYDGRAFQRAKVFRQAYLTDMLQELSDAGVAVQGEAIQGGWREIDTVQDFQSLLKHLEAKDPSLKGEQR